In a single window of the Cryptococcus neoformans var. neoformans JEC21 chromosome 11 sequence genome:
- a CDS encoding nucleus protein, putative — MSSSGEPSETRQRLDRNRRRSTSSDRSAPAQNGKKAKTTEESNQSNEKNNEDGSRPNEDPVASSRSCKECRRLKRKCNRQLPCSVCTRFGKKCAYATEPLRKNQEYIMGLERKVDYLQHLLETSHSSHGGGVPPARSDQGLNVGSPASQSQSLHSEEHVVPMRQPPLLPIQYQPSPAPTRIPMRPPLLAGQTHLSTARTPETRSFTPSHIPSYELSTAPGSASSSSAIMRPESMPTTDNAARPLINGAENPNISSSSTMGPSHSMATIPVDFKYDLPPASEVLERQPSSVSGYEWNERWATKGLGGNDGYASLSIEPDGQGYLGFASGSTLLRILQLCAGSVSLASLESDLSAAPPPPRPQGWTPTMSETVSCVDAYFEHYHPQYPLLHEPTFRAQWNDLVPQPLASEWDFLLNIVLAIGAFCVSRPTYVIDYFLEAAISQLSVEYLEKGSLTLVQAFCLLSNISQKRNKPNSGSVYMGIALRLAIGLGLHRELPFWNISPFDREVRRRTWWVVVSFDSGSTITFGRPILEPHYPAESDVYMVHNVHDRAFTPAARLPPVEVNEPTIYTALINQASFHASTNRIYTRVMSSPAPSATETLALDSDLLSWYATVPEHLHPQNEPVSPHWLEFAQYKMFWRYCNLRIILHRRAFLERALKALPLWVTDEDIEDDDNTVAEIKCTRLCQYNASDTIHSMSRFFSMHQRMSRLESWYGLHFLFHASFIPLIALHVDPNSLRRPVWEEEVSLAREILVSLKDDPLVGRCLSIIDALVPHTSSTSIGPGQMGFQDTSTMLYEMLQSNPSWQNSLDVPDDDLAPNLLPVADLATLSSLWPYRSS, encoded by the exons ATGTCATCTTCGGGGGAGCCATCAGAGACGAGACAACGACTGGATCGCAATAGGCGCCGCTCAACTTCATCCGACCGCTCCGCCCCCGCTCAGAATGGCAAAAAAGCTAAAACTACGGAAGAGAGTAACCAAAGCAACGAGAAGAATAATGAGGATGGTTCCCGTCCGAATGAGGATCCGGTTGCCTCGAGTAGATCG TGCAAGGAATGTCGCAGGTTGAAGCGAAAG TGTAACCGCCAACTTCCTTGCAGCGTATGCACACGATTCGGAAAAAAGTGCGCATATGCTACCGAACCTCTCCGTAAAAATCAGGA ATATATCATGGGGCTGGAACGAAAAGTCGATTATCTTCAACACTTGCTGGAGACAAGCCATTCCAGTCACGGGGGTGGAGTTCCGCCAGCCAGATCGGATCAAGGGCTTAATGTTGGCTCCCCAGCCTCACAATCCCAATCGCTTCATTCGGAGGAACAT GTTGTTCCGATGCGGCAACCTCCCTTGCTTCCAATTCAATATCAGCCATCCCCTGCCCCTACAAGAATCCCAATGCGGCCTCCTTTGCTTGCCGGTCAAACACACTTATCTACAGCTAGGACACCAGAGACGCGCAGCTTTACTCCCTCACACATACCTTCTTATGAACTTTCCACCGCTCCTGGCAGCGCCAGCTCAAGCAGTGCTATTATGAGACCAGAGTCAATGCCCACTACAGACAATGCAGCGCGCCCACTTATCAACGGAGCCGAGAATCCAaacatctcttcttccagcacAATGGGCCCATCACATTCGATGGCGACAATCCCCGTGGACTTCAAATACGACCTTCCGCCGGCTAGTGAGGTCTTAGAAAGGCAACCCAGCAGCGTGTCTGGCTATGAATGGAATGAGAGATGGGCGACTAAAGGCCTCGGAGGGAATGATGGTTATGCCTCTTTGTCGATAGAACCTGATGGGCAAGGGTATCTAG GATTCGCTTCAGGGTCAACACTGTTACGCATCCTGCAATTGTGTGCGGGGTCGGTTTCTCTTGCATCACTGGAATCAGATCTTTCAGCGGCTCCGCCGCCACCTCGACCCCAAGGGTGGACTCCTACAATGTCGGAAACCGTGTCTTGCGTAGATGCGTATTTTGAGCACTATCACCCTCAGTATCCGCTGTTACATGAGCCTACGTTTAGAGCGCAATGGAATGACCTGGTGCCCCAGCCATTAGCGAGCGA GTGGGATTTTCTTTTAAACATCGTTCTCGCGATCGGTGCCTTTTGTGTCTCTCGTCCAACATACGTCATCGACTATTTCCTCGAAGCCGCCATATCACAACTCTCTGTCGAATATCTGGAAAAAGGCAGCTTGACATTGGTTCAAGCCTTCTGTTTATTAAGTAACATTTCACAAAAACGTAACAAACCGAATTCAGGTTCGGTATATATGG GTATCGCATTACGCTTGGCGATCGGACTAGGTCTTCATCGCGAGCTTCCCTTTTGGAATATTAGTCCATTTGATAGAGAAGTCAG GCGGCGAACTTGGTGGGTTGTAGTATCATTTGACTCTGGTTCAACGATTACATTTGGCCGTCCAATT CTAGAACCTCATTATCCAGCGGAATCCGATGTGTACATGGTGCATAATGTTCATGACAGA GCATTTACCCCAGCGGCTCGATTACCACCTGTTGAGGTTAATGAGCCAACCATCTATACCGCCCTTATTAATCAAGCATCCTTCCATGCTTCAACCAATCGTATCTATACCCGCGTCATGTCATCACCGGCACCGTCTGCTACAGAGACTTTGGCGCTTGATTCAGATCTGCTTAGCTGGTACGCTACTGTACCCGAACATTTACATCCTCAGAACGAACCCGTATCACCTCATTGGCTTGAGTTTGCACAATACAAGATGTTTTGGAGGTACTGCAACCTGCGAAtcattcttcatcgccGTGCTTTTCTTGAGAGAGCTTTGAAAGCCCTCCCATTATGGGTAACCGATGAAGACATCGAAGACGATGATAACACGGTGGCGGAAATAAAATGTACCCGCCTATGTCAGTATAATGCTTCCGATACGATTCACAGCATGAGTCGGTTCTTTTCGATGCATCAACGGATGAGCCGCCTGGAGAGTTGGTATGGTCT ccatttccttttccatGCAAGTTTCATCCCTCTTATCGCATTGCATGTTGATCCAAATTCCCTTCGACGCCCAGtctgggaggaagaagtgtcTCTGGCACGCGAAATCCTTGTCTCTTTGAAGGACGACCCATTGGTCGGGAGATGCCTTTCAATTATTGATGCTCTTGTTCCCCATACTTCTTCGACATCGATCGGGCCAGGACAAATGGGATTCCAAGATACAAGCACCATGCTTTATGAGATGCTTCAAAGCAATCCCAGCTGGCAAAATTCGCTCGATGTGCCTGATGATGACCTGGCTCCAAATTT ATTACCGGTGGCAGATTTGGCGACTCTGAGCTCTCTGTGGCCCTATCGAAGTTCTTAA
- a CDS encoding ribosomal protein 22 of the small subunit, putative: MVRVSVLNDALNNIVNAERRGKRQVLIRPSSKVVIKVLSVMQKHGYIGEFEIIDDHRGGKVVIQLNGRLNKCGVISPRFNVPVDSIENWVAQLLPARSFGKIILTTSAGIMDHVEARNKHVGGKILAFVY, from the exons ATGGTCCGAGTCTCCGTTCTTAACGACGCCCTT AACAACATCGTCAACGCCGAGCGACGAGGAAAGCGACAGGTCCTCATCCGACCTTCCTCCAAGGTCGTTATCAAGGTCCTCTCCGTCATGCAGAAGCACG GCTACATTGGGGAGTTCGAGATCATCGACGACCACCGAGGTGGCAAGGTTGTTATCCAGCTCAACGGCCGATTGAACAAGTGTGGTGTCATCTCCCCCAGGTTCAACGTCCCCGTCGACTCTATCGAGAACTGGGTCGCTCAGCTCCTCCCTGCCCGATCTTTCGGTAAGATCATCCTTACCACCTCTGCCGGTATCATGGACCACGTCGAGGCCCGTAACAAGCAC GTCGGTGGCAAGATCCTTGCTTTCGTCTACTAA
- a CDS encoding aryl-alcohol dehydrogenase, putative, with product MTSENKMRYVRLGKSGLKVSKIILGCMSYGDPEWHEWVLREKEGIEHIKYAYANGINTFDTADIYSCGASEEILGKAIREIDCSREDVVILTKLFMPVTHDSRAPPPPFPDLDKSGYTNQYGLSRKHIFAAVQASLKRLNVEYIDVLQCHRFDYNTPIEETMQALHDVVQKGWVRYIGMSSCWAYQFHAMQNYAINNRLTPFVSMQNFHNAAYREEEREMIPTLQMFGVGCIPWSPLARGFLTRPWKDSATLRTQSDALYKARGFADPAVAKQRINEAIEQIAEKRGISMAQVALAWSLSKEYITAPIVGTTSLDKLKDLLAAVNLELTEEEKKAIEEHYVPQEVTGHQ from the exons ATGACTTCTGAGAACAAGATGCGATACG TCCGTCTCGGCAAGAGCGGTTTGAAAGTATCCAAGATCATTTT AGGCTGCATGT CTTATGGTGATCCGGA GTGGCATGAGTGGGTTctgagagagaaggaaggaatcGAACATATCAAGTATGCGTACGCGAATGGAATCAACACATTTGA CACCGCCGATAT CTACTCCTGTGGTGCGTCAGAAGAGATTCTCGGAAAGGCCATCCGGGAGATCGACTGCTCCCGAGAGGATGTAGTGATTCTCACCAAGTTATTTATGCCCGTTACCCACGATAGCCGTGCGCCACCCCCTCCTTTCCCTGATCTCGATAAATCCGGATATACGAACCAGTACGGATTGAGCCGAAAG CATATCTTCGCCGCTGTGCAAGCATCCCTCAAGAGGCTCAATGTAGAGTATATCGATGTCCTCCAGTGTCATCGATTTGACTATAATACTCCCATAGAAGAGACT ATGCAAGCCTTACACGACGTAGTCCAGAAGGGTTGGGTCAGATATATCGGCATGTCTAG TTGTTGGGCATACCAGTTCCATGCCATGCAGA ACTACGCTATCAACAACCGTCTCACCCCATTCGTCTCTATGCAAAACTTCCACAACGCCGCGTATCGTGAGGAAGAACGTGAGATGATTCCTACTTTGCAG ATGTTCGGTGTTGGATGTATTCCCTGGTCTCCTCTCGCACGAGGATTCCTCACTCGACCCTGGAAAGACTCTGCCACACTTCGAACCCAATCAGACGC TCTCTACAAGGCCCGCGGTTTCGCCGACCCAGCCGTTGCCAAACAGCGCATTAACGAAGCCATCGAGCAAATTGCCGAGAAGAGGGGTATCAGTATGGCCCAGGTCGCGTTGGCTTGGTCGTTGAGCAAGGAGTATATCACAGCGCCTATCGTGGGGACCACTAGTCTTGATAAGCTCAAGGATCTACTTG CTGCGGTAAATTTGGAGCTTacggaggaagaaaaaaaggcaatTGAGGAGCACTATGTTCCACAGGAAGTT ACTGGTCACCAGTAA
- a CDS encoding L-iditol 2-dehydrogenase, putative — translation MCSSHATAVESVSPAPRKSQYEVKYDPDLVLKSAEFKELKQGDKELEDPKANLACAYDEKHNVKMINKPIPKARQDEVVVHIKATGICGSDVHFWKHGQIGPTMIVTDTCGAGHESAGEVVEVGPGVEQWKVGDRVAIECGVPCGQASCGPCVTGRYNACPQVVFFSTPPYHGTLTRYHAHPASWLHRLPDNLSYEEGALCEPFAVALAALERAGNRLGDPVLICGAGPIGLVTLLASHAAGCTPIVITDLQASRLEVAKKLIPTVKTVQIERSWTSKETSEAIKEAAGTGIRVAIDATGFESSITAAIYSVVFGGKVFVIGAGPSEQKYPFGYCSANEIDLQFQYRYAHQYPKALRIVSGGLINLKPLLTHTFPLNKAVEAFHVAADPTKGAIKVQIID, via the exons ATGTGTTCTTCTCACGCCACTGCTGTCGAGTCCGTCTCTCCCGCTCCCCGAAAAAGCCAATACGAGGTCAAGTACGACCCGGATCTTGTTCTCAAGAGCGCCGAATTCAAGGAGCTGAAGCAAGGGGAcaaggagcttgaggatCCTAAGGCCAACCTTGCCTGCGCCTACGATGAGAAACACAACGTGAAGATGATCAACAAGCCCATTCCTAAAGCCAGGCAGGATGAGGTCGTCGTGCACATCAAAGCCACTGGTATCTGTGG TTCCGACGTCCATTTCTGGAAGCACGGTCAGATTGGTCCCACCATGATCGTCACTGACACTTGCGGTGCTGGCCATGAATCTGCCGGTGAAGTCGTCGAGGTGGGTCCCGGAGTCGAACAGTGGAAAGTCGGAGACAGAGTTGCCATCGAATGTGGCGTTCCCTGCGGACAAGCCAGTTGTGGTCCTTGCGTGACTGGCAGGTATAACGCTT GCCCTCaagtcgtcttcttctcgacgCCCCCTTATCACGGTACTTTGACCCGTTATCACGCCCACCCTGCCTCTTGGCTCCATCGACTCCCCGACAACCTCTCGTACGAAGAAGGTGCTTTGTGCGAGCCTTTTGCCGTTGCATTGGCGGCTCTTGAAAGGGCTGGTAACCGTCTGGGTGACCCTGTTTTGATTTG CGGTGCTGGACCTATTGGTTTGGTTACTCTTCTCGCTTCCCACGCTGCTGGTTGTACGCCTATTGTTATCACCGACTTGCAAGCATCCCGTCTTGAGGTCGCCAAGAAGCTTATCCCAACCGTGAAGACTGTCCAGATCGAACGTAGCTGGACTTCAAAGGAGACCTCTGAAGCTATCAAGGAGGCTGCTGGCACCGGTATTCGTGTTGCCATTGATGCCACTGGCTTCGAAAGCTCAATTACTGCTGCTATCTAT TCTGTTGTGTTTGGCGGAAAAGTCTTCGTCATTGGTGCCGGTCCTTCTGAGCAAAAG TATCCCTTCGGTTACTGCTCTGCCAATGAGATTGACCTCCAATTCCAATACCGTTACGCCCACCAA TACCCTAAAGCCCTCCGCATTGTTTCTGGCGGCCTCATCAACTTAAAGCCGCTTCTCACTCACACTTTCCCCCTTAACAAAGCTGTTGAAGCTTTCCATGTCGCAGCTGATCCCACCAAGGGGGCTATCAAGGTACAGATTATTGATTAA
- a CDS encoding expressed protein, with product MATPTCQIPNKGKENPVATIHGNSKTIRAQSKMEKSAPKQASSDKSGLSKDVQKAVLASPLTIPWPDIPRHLQTTLVHLLRELIPSDVADYHVSRARCYSKEKRVRRAQKSKEAKAASEKSGSSNKVDQEPAGKAADEDAEMKDPESATGQKRKRSSNDLESEIKRPERPEVLSHLVLGINEVIKSLEHQIGALKTQIMTMGDALNGDQPGKLNANNFLPTAPRSPSPSSSDDEATEGQLRPILSPSAPINFIIIPLLSINPQSLVSPILQYCATYNAHVYQHTQLAKILRTRLKKSQWADVTGDDREEVAVVPLGAVEKDLADMVGLRRLACLALRKSHPNIERVRTLLPKSILHPPRFSLTLPIPTSTLKVHTCATPSVSKSETSKENGAPIPHVHYVPLHVKGIQTKVPVDNASRKAKRLQEVRLKRAEAKIKKKESKEKAKKAAKKKN from the exons ATGGCTACTCCTACTTGTCAAATTCCCAAtaaaggcaaggaaaacCCTGTAGCTACCATCCACGGCAACAGCAAAACCATCAGGGCTCAGtcaaagatggagaaaagtGCGCCAAAACAGGCATCCAGCGATAAGTCTGGCTTGAGCAAGGACGTTCAGAAAGCTGTATTGGCTAGCCCATTGACAATTCCTTG GCCCGACATACCACGACATCTTCAAACGACTCTTGTACATCTTTTGAGAGAGCTGATTCCTTCAGATGTCGCAGACTATCACGTctcaagggcaagatgcTATAgcaaggagaaaagagTTAGAAGGGCTCAGAAATCTAAAGAGGCGAAAGCCGCCAGTGAGAAATCAGGCAGTTCAAACAAGGTTGACCAGGAGCCAGCGGGAAAAGCCGCTGATGAGGACGCCGAGATGAAAGATCCGGAAAGCGCGACAGGTCAAAAGCGAAAACGGTCATCAAATGATTTGGAGTCTGAAATAAAACGCCCAGAACGGCCTGAGGTATTGTCGCATCTTGTGCTAGGGATTAACGAGGTCATTAAAAGTCTCGAACATCAAATTGGCGCTTTGAAGACTCAAATAATGACTATGGGTGACGCTTTGAATGGCGATCAACCTGGAAAACTCAATGCGAACAACTTCCTTCCCACCGCTCCACggtctccttctccctctaGTTCCGATGATGAAGCTACTGAAGGCCAATTACGACCCATACTCTCTCCCTCAGCGCCAATCAATTTTATTAtcatccctcttctctcgaTTAATCCTCAAAGTCTTGTCTCCCCTATCCTTCAATACTGTGCCACATATAACGCCCATGTCTACCAACACACTCAACTAGCAAAAATCCTTAGAAcgagattgaagaagagccaaTGGGCCGACGTGACTGGTGACGATAGAGAGGAGGTTGCTGTAGTGCCTTTAGGAGCAGTTGAGAAGGATTTAGCAGACATGGTTGGACTTCGGCGACTGGCATGTCTTGCATTGAGA AAATCACATCCAAACATAGAACGAGTCCGTACTCTTTTGCCCAAGAGCATTCTCCATCCACCCCGCTTTTCTCTCACATTGCCGATCCCGACATCCACACTTAAGGTCCATACCTGCGCCACCCCATCCGTATCCAAATCTGAAACGTCAAAAGAGAACGGAGCCCCTATCCCTCATGTCCATTACGTTCCTCTTCACGTGAAGGGTATTCAAACAAAGGTGCCAGTCGACAACGCTTCaaggaaggcaaagagGCTGCAAGAAGTCCGACTGAAGAGAGCAGAAGcgaagatcaagaagaaggagagtaaggagaaggcgaagaaggcagcaaagaagaaaaactGA